In Strix uralensis isolate ZFMK-TIS-50842 chromosome 7, bStrUra1, whole genome shotgun sequence, the following proteins share a genomic window:
- the LOC141945760 gene encoding nucleolar RNA helicase 2-like, producing MPEASRFSASSGAESDPECPMECESALESSRRRRKKEKKEKKSKRREKSQKRKTQTEESEQSENEVDSPKVKKSRAQVKQNGDMREESPENAKLSSLNAKSTHKKRHSNSSETSSGDGDSEQEQEMTEEQKEGAFSNFSISKGTVQLLQARGVTYLFPVQVKTFDPVYSGKDVIAQARTGTGKTFSFAIPLIEKLQGDSQERRRGRSPKVLVLCPTRELANQVAKDFKDITRQLTVACFYGGTPYNGQIDLMRSGIDILVGTPGRIKDHLQSGKLDLTKVKHVVLDEVDQMLDMGFAEQVEDILRVAYKKDSEDNPQTLLFSATCPHWVYDVARKYMKSRYEQIDLIGKRTQKAATTVEHLAIECHWSQRAAVIGDVIQVYSGSHGRTIVFCETKKEANELALNASIKQDCQSLHGDIPQKQREITLKGFRNGTFKVLVATNVAARGLDIPEVDLVVQSSPPKDVESYIHRSGRTGRAGRTGICICFYQRKEEHQLRYVEQKAGITFKRVGVPTATDIIKASSKDAIRCLDSVPETAIEYFRESARLLIQEKGPVNALAAALAHISGATSIEQRSLLNSDAGFVTMILRCSEEINNMSYAWRRLRDLLGDDVDRKVNRMCFLKGKMGVCFDIPAADLKEIEARWEDSKQWRLCVATELPELVESQRGGGNGGGNGRSFSSSRNGRRGSSGRNRFRSRGQKRSFDRAFDR from the exons ATGCCTGAAGCCAGCCGGTTTAGCGCTAGCAGCGGGGCCGAGTCGGATCCCGAGTGCCCTATGGAGTGCGAGTCAGCCCTGGAGAGCAGCCGGCGGCGGCGCAAG aaggagaaaaaagagaagaaatctaAACGCCGTGAGAAATCTCAGAAGAGAAAGACTCAGACGGAGGAAAGTGAGCAGTCGGAGAATGAAGTTGATTCCCCGAAAGTCAAGAAATCGAGGGCTCAAGTTAAACAAAATGGTGATATGAGAGAAGAAAGCCCGGAGAACGCGAAATTATCTTCCTTAAATGCGAAATCCACCCACAAAAAACGTCACAGTAACTCTAGTGAAACATCAAGTGGTGATGGTGACAGTGAACAAGAGCAG GAAATGACTGAAGAACAGAAAGAGGGTGCTTTCTCCAATTTTTCGATTTCCAAAGGGACTGTTCAGCTTCTTCAAG CTCGAGGAGTGACATACCTGTTCCCAGTGCAAGTGAAGACCTTTGACCCAGTATATTCTGGTAAAGATGTCATTGCTCAAGCACGAACTGGAACAGGGAAAACATTCTCTTTTGCTATTCCCTTAATTGAAAAGCTTCAGGGAGACTCACAGGAAAGAAGAAGAGGCCGTTCACCAAAG GTATTAGTTCTTTGTCCAACAAGAGAGCTGGCAAACCAGGTTGCCAAAGATTTCAAGGACATCACAAGACAACTAACAGTAGCCTGTTTTTATGGAGGAACTCCATATAATGGACAAA TTGATCTCATGAGAAGTGGCATTGACATTTTGGTTGGGACACCTGGTCGAATCAAAGACCATCTTCAGAGTGGCAAGCTGGACCTTACCAAGGTCAAACATGTTGTACTTGATGAAGTTGACCAGATGCTGGACATGGGATTTGCTGAACAAGTGGAAGACATTTTACGAGTTGCATACAAGAAGG ATTCTGAAGACAATCCGCAGACACTGCTGTTTTCTGCAACTTGCCCACATTGGGTGTATGATGTGGCTAGGAAGTACATGAAGTCTAGATATGAACAGATTGACCTTATTGGGAAAAGAACTCAAAAGGCTGCTACAACAGTAGAA CATTTGGCTATAGAGTGTCACTGGTCGCAGAGAGCTGCGGTTATTGGAGATGTCATTCAGGTCTACAGTGGCAGCCATGGGAGGACCATTGTCTTTTGCGAGACCAAAAAGGAGGCAAATGAACTGGCTCTGAATGCTTCAATCAAACAG GATTGCCAGTCATTGCATGGTGACATTCCTCAGAAACAAAGAGAGATCACACTGAAAGGTTTTAGAAATGGTACCTTTAAAGTTCTGGTTGCAACCAACGTCGCTGCCCGTGGTTTAGATATACCTGAAGTTGACCTGGTTGTACAAAGTTCACCACCAAAG GATGTGGAGTCCTATATCCATCGTTCTGGACGCACAGGTCGAGCTGGACGAACTGGAATCTGTATCTGTTTTTACCAGCGAAAGGAAGAACATCAGTTAAGATATGTGGAACAAAAAGCG gGCATTACATTCAAGCGTGTTGGTGTTCCTACTGCAACAGATATAATAAAAGCTTCCAGCAAAGATGCCATCAG GTGTCTGGATTCTGTTCCTGAAACTGCTATTGAGTATTTCAGAGAATCTGCTCGGTTGTTAATACAAGAAAAGGGACCAGTTAATGCTCTGGCTGCAGCTCTAGCCCATATTTCAGGTGCTACTTCCATTGAACAGCGCTCCCTGCTGAACTCGGATGCG GGATTTGTGACAATGATACTACGCTGCTCTGAAGAAATAAACAATATGAGCTATGCTTGGCGAAGACTGCGAGATCTGTTGGGTGATGATGTTGATAGGAAAGTGAACAGAATGTGTTTCCTCAAGGGAAAAATG ggTGTGTGCTTTGATATTCCTGCAGCAGACCTAAAGGAAATAGAG GCAAGATGGGAAGATTCAAAACAATGGCGTTTGTGCGTGGCGACTGAATTACCTGAGTTAGTAGAATCACAGCGAGGAGGTGGCAACGGAGGAGGAAATGGCCGAAGCTTCTCAAGCTCCAGGAACGGGCGGCGTGGTAGCTCTGGTAGAAACAGATtcagaagcagaggccagaaacgAAGTTTTGACAGAGCATTTGATCGTTAA
- the STOX1 gene encoding storkhead-box protein 1 isoform X2 produces the protein MNPLSQPDSIPLAEGICRTISDMNADHVMVTQETLTEQLVKNYPGIAVPSHSILYNILGTLIKKRRIYHTGEGYFIVTPNTYFITNDATEDNKMVPLENSCCCSSPSITYLVNIERCADPMKKNIPTISHYRPCHCFPDQNMVCERGHWQLMNHEPSGGSKKGCSEWKPSIQTQGISTSAANHSWDTIKSLTSVKEKLKSRRFGFGLFWRSASKKEKHKKEYSTFSAQFPPREWPVRDEDDLDNIPRDIEHEIIKRINPTLTVDNLIKHTILMQKFEEQKKYVSKGTSAEMSIVRQNRLSKDCIQKPQSKTGKHTRKTKSKKEKQISGNNRKSHIHDLTSQNEKLEENVSLPIRIQQPSDAAMESHVIYKKQIKNPFQGLSWRRNFYAKGYKGTINSQLKSRTRKQERALQRPQSLDSSKPFACETEQLASETQADKAKQNKLLHTNRSSLQLKKDSLSENFSYLQGSTSQIDNKSKYFLESNTSEENIYSRRTVKNNPGDIKKSPHSYIEDNDVCKEDAKFSLHLKTEYCRCKADTVCELLDQTANEFQNVCLSNYTANVNLVKKVGEKYRQKADKKSELKYDCASHPRSVKLQSEGFTDNYHFLYQKAHDGDTCNSLHLDDNFEGHEPCHLPPGCAFSDTRDWNKAVQKLGTTMSLKKCKVITYPAQYNTTVNKHDSGEHAYKASASFAESIDGSKEQPKPDFTEEGCLCSQVLPTSHRKEEEIGLAECAKASAVADFCHANEADSDADTLQNFTYEVGEVVACCALGSQTKETRNPLGQEDLVFKNACTVVSEQKRSEGTENHSITGDSGIDSPRWTEKKMKLPAKF, from the exons ATGAATCCTCTCTCGCAGCCAGACTCCATTCCTCTGGCAGAAGGAATATGCCGTACTATATCAGACATGAATGCAGATCATGTGATGGTCACGCAGGAAACTTTAACGGAGCAGTTAGTCAAAAATTATCCAG GCATTGCCGTTCCCTCCCACAGTATCTTATATAATATCCTTGGAactctaattaaaaaaaggagaatctatcaTACGGGAGAAGGATACTTCATTGTGACTCCCAACACATACTTTATCACAAATGATGCCACAGAAGACAATAAAATGGTCCCATTGGAGAACAGTTGTTGCTGTTCATCACCTTCCATCACTTACCTGGTAAACATTGAGCGCTGTGCAGACCCAATGAAAAAAAACATTCCTACAATATCCCATTACAGACCCTGCCATTGTTTCCCTGACCAGAACATGGTCTGTGAACGAGGTCATTGGCAGCTGATGAACCATGAACCTAGTGGAGGAAGTAAGAAAGGCTGCAGTGAATGGAAGCCTTCAATTCAAACCCAAGGGATCTCCACATCAGCTGCAAACCATTCCTGGGACACCATCAAATCCCTGACATCtgtgaaagagaaactgaaaagcagaaggtTTGGCTTTGGCCTTTTCTGGAGAAGtgcttctaaaaaagaaaaacataagaaGGAGTACTCCACATTTTCAGCCCAGTTTCCTCCCAGGGAGTGGCCAGTCAGGGATGAAGATGACTTAGATAATATTCCACGTGATATTGAACATGAAATCATCAAGCGTATTAACCCTACTCTTACAGTTGATAATTTGATTAAACACACAATATTAATGCAGAAGTTTGAGGAGCAGAAAAAATACGTCAGTAAGGGTACCTCGGCTGAAATGTCCATAGTCAGACAAAACCGTCTTTCAAAGGATTGTATTCAAAAGCCACAaagtaaaacaggaaaacacaccaggaaaaccaaatcaaagaaagagaagcagattAGCGGAAACAACAGGAAGTCTCACATACATGATCTAACATCCCAAAACGAGAAACTGGAAGAGAACGTTTCACTGCCTATCAGAATCCAACAGCCATCTGATGCAGCAATGGAATCCCATGTCAtatataaaaaacaaattaagaaccCTTTTCAGGGTCTGTCATGGAGACGCAACTTTTATGCAAAAGGATACAAAGGTACAATTAACAGTCAGCTGAAGTCCAGGACTCGAAAGCAAGAAAGAGCTTTGCAAAGGCCACAGTCCTTGGACTCCTCAAAACCCTTTGCCTGTGAAACTGAGCAGCTGGCTAGTGAAACACAGGCtgacaaagcaaagcaaaacaaactacTCCACACTAACAGGTCTTCCCTCCAACTAAAGAAAGACAGTTTAAGTGAAAACTTCAGTTATCTGCAAGGCAGTACTTCACAAATAgataataaaagtaaatattttctggaaagtaatacttctgaagaaaacatcTACAGCAGAAGAACAGTCAAAAATAATCCTGGGGATATTAAAAAATCCCCTCACTCCTACATTGAAGATAATGATGTGTGCAAAGAAGATGCAAAATTTTCATTACATCTGAAAACTGAGTATTGCAGGTGCAAAGCTGACACAGTATGTGAGTTATTAGATCAAACAGCAAATGAATTTCAAAATGTCTGTCTTTCAAATTATACAGCTAATGTTAACCTTGTGAAAAAAGTTGGTGAGAAATACAGGCAAAAGGCTGATAAAAAGAGTGAACTTAAATATGACTGTGCCAGCCATCCCAGATCAGTGAAGCTGCAAAGTGAAGGATTTACTGATAACTACCATTTTCTGTACCAAAAAGCACATGATGGTGACACCTGTAACTCATTACATCTGGATGACAATTTTGAAGGCCATGAACCGTGTCACCTGCCTCCTGGCTGTGCTTTTTCAGATACAAGAGACTGGAACAAAGCTGTGCAAAAGCTGGGGACAACTATGTCCCTAAAAAAGTGTAAAGTTATTACTTATCCCGCCCAGTACAACACAACTGTAAATAAACATGACTCTGGAGAGCATGCATATAAGGCAAGTGCTAGTTTTGCAGAATCAATAGATGGCTCAAAAGAGCAGCCAAAACCAGATTTCACAGAAGAAGGTTGTTTGTGCAGTCAGGTTCTTCCAACAAGtcacagaaaggaagaagaaattggCCTTGCTGAATGTGCAAAGGCTTCAGCTGTAGCAGATTTCTGCCACGCTAATGAGGCCGACTCAGATGCTGACACTTTGCAGAACTTCACCTATGAGGTGGGTGAAGTAGTGGCATGCTGTGCTTTGGGCTCCCAGACCAAAGAAACCAGAAACCCTCTGGGACAAGAAGATCTGGTTTTTAAGAATGCATGTACTGTGGTATCAGAACAGAAACGCTCAGAAGGGACAGAAAACCACAGCATTACAGGAGACAGTGGAATTGACTCCCCAAG ATGGACTGAAAAGAAGATGAAACTTCCTGCCAAATTCTGA
- the STOX1 gene encoding storkhead-box protein 1 isoform X1 encodes MLWIVSAKRFLWENATECAATGEGDVTPVLMNPLSQPDSIPLAEGICRTISDMNADHVMVTQETLTEQLVKNYPGIAVPSHSILYNILGTLIKKRRIYHTGEGYFIVTPNTYFITNDATEDNKMVPLENSCCCSSPSITYLVNIERCADPMKKNIPTISHYRPCHCFPDQNMVCERGHWQLMNHEPSGGSKKGCSEWKPSIQTQGISTSAANHSWDTIKSLTSVKEKLKSRRFGFGLFWRSASKKEKHKKEYSTFSAQFPPREWPVRDEDDLDNIPRDIEHEIIKRINPTLTVDNLIKHTILMQKFEEQKKYVSKGTSAEMSIVRQNRLSKDCIQKPQSKTGKHTRKTKSKKEKQISGNNRKSHIHDLTSQNEKLEENVSLPIRIQQPSDAAMESHVIYKKQIKNPFQGLSWRRNFYAKGYKGTINSQLKSRTRKQERALQRPQSLDSSKPFACETEQLASETQADKAKQNKLLHTNRSSLQLKKDSLSENFSYLQGSTSQIDNKSKYFLESNTSEENIYSRRTVKNNPGDIKKSPHSYIEDNDVCKEDAKFSLHLKTEYCRCKADTVCELLDQTANEFQNVCLSNYTANVNLVKKVGEKYRQKADKKSELKYDCASHPRSVKLQSEGFTDNYHFLYQKAHDGDTCNSLHLDDNFEGHEPCHLPPGCAFSDTRDWNKAVQKLGTTMSLKKCKVITYPAQYNTTVNKHDSGEHAYKASASFAESIDGSKEQPKPDFTEEGCLCSQVLPTSHRKEEEIGLAECAKASAVADFCHANEADSDADTLQNFTYEVGEVVACCALGSQTKETRNPLGQEDLVFKNACTVVSEQKRSEGTENHSITGDSGIDSPRWTEKKMKLPAKF; translated from the exons GTGATGTGACCCCTGTTCTCATGAATCCTCTCTCGCAGCCAGACTCCATTCCTCTGGCAGAAGGAATATGCCGTACTATATCAGACATGAATGCAGATCATGTGATGGTCACGCAGGAAACTTTAACGGAGCAGTTAGTCAAAAATTATCCAG GCATTGCCGTTCCCTCCCACAGTATCTTATATAATATCCTTGGAactctaattaaaaaaaggagaatctatcaTACGGGAGAAGGATACTTCATTGTGACTCCCAACACATACTTTATCACAAATGATGCCACAGAAGACAATAAAATGGTCCCATTGGAGAACAGTTGTTGCTGTTCATCACCTTCCATCACTTACCTGGTAAACATTGAGCGCTGTGCAGACCCAATGAAAAAAAACATTCCTACAATATCCCATTACAGACCCTGCCATTGTTTCCCTGACCAGAACATGGTCTGTGAACGAGGTCATTGGCAGCTGATGAACCATGAACCTAGTGGAGGAAGTAAGAAAGGCTGCAGTGAATGGAAGCCTTCAATTCAAACCCAAGGGATCTCCACATCAGCTGCAAACCATTCCTGGGACACCATCAAATCCCTGACATCtgtgaaagagaaactgaaaagcagaaggtTTGGCTTTGGCCTTTTCTGGAGAAGtgcttctaaaaaagaaaaacataagaaGGAGTACTCCACATTTTCAGCCCAGTTTCCTCCCAGGGAGTGGCCAGTCAGGGATGAAGATGACTTAGATAATATTCCACGTGATATTGAACATGAAATCATCAAGCGTATTAACCCTACTCTTACAGTTGATAATTTGATTAAACACACAATATTAATGCAGAAGTTTGAGGAGCAGAAAAAATACGTCAGTAAGGGTACCTCGGCTGAAATGTCCATAGTCAGACAAAACCGTCTTTCAAAGGATTGTATTCAAAAGCCACAaagtaaaacaggaaaacacaccaggaaaaccaaatcaaagaaagagaagcagattAGCGGAAACAACAGGAAGTCTCACATACATGATCTAACATCCCAAAACGAGAAACTGGAAGAGAACGTTTCACTGCCTATCAGAATCCAACAGCCATCTGATGCAGCAATGGAATCCCATGTCAtatataaaaaacaaattaagaaccCTTTTCAGGGTCTGTCATGGAGACGCAACTTTTATGCAAAAGGATACAAAGGTACAATTAACAGTCAGCTGAAGTCCAGGACTCGAAAGCAAGAAAGAGCTTTGCAAAGGCCACAGTCCTTGGACTCCTCAAAACCCTTTGCCTGTGAAACTGAGCAGCTGGCTAGTGAAACACAGGCtgacaaagcaaagcaaaacaaactacTCCACACTAACAGGTCTTCCCTCCAACTAAAGAAAGACAGTTTAAGTGAAAACTTCAGTTATCTGCAAGGCAGTACTTCACAAATAgataataaaagtaaatattttctggaaagtaatacttctgaagaaaacatcTACAGCAGAAGAACAGTCAAAAATAATCCTGGGGATATTAAAAAATCCCCTCACTCCTACATTGAAGATAATGATGTGTGCAAAGAAGATGCAAAATTTTCATTACATCTGAAAACTGAGTATTGCAGGTGCAAAGCTGACACAGTATGTGAGTTATTAGATCAAACAGCAAATGAATTTCAAAATGTCTGTCTTTCAAATTATACAGCTAATGTTAACCTTGTGAAAAAAGTTGGTGAGAAATACAGGCAAAAGGCTGATAAAAAGAGTGAACTTAAATATGACTGTGCCAGCCATCCCAGATCAGTGAAGCTGCAAAGTGAAGGATTTACTGATAACTACCATTTTCTGTACCAAAAAGCACATGATGGTGACACCTGTAACTCATTACATCTGGATGACAATTTTGAAGGCCATGAACCGTGTCACCTGCCTCCTGGCTGTGCTTTTTCAGATACAAGAGACTGGAACAAAGCTGTGCAAAAGCTGGGGACAACTATGTCCCTAAAAAAGTGTAAAGTTATTACTTATCCCGCCCAGTACAACACAACTGTAAATAAACATGACTCTGGAGAGCATGCATATAAGGCAAGTGCTAGTTTTGCAGAATCAATAGATGGCTCAAAAGAGCAGCCAAAACCAGATTTCACAGAAGAAGGTTGTTTGTGCAGTCAGGTTCTTCCAACAAGtcacagaaaggaagaagaaattggCCTTGCTGAATGTGCAAAGGCTTCAGCTGTAGCAGATTTCTGCCACGCTAATGAGGCCGACTCAGATGCTGACACTTTGCAGAACTTCACCTATGAGGTGGGTGAAGTAGTGGCATGCTGTGCTTTGGGCTCCCAGACCAAAGAAACCAGAAACCCTCTGGGACAAGAAGATCTGGTTTTTAAGAATGCATGTACTGTGGTATCAGAACAGAAACGCTCAGAAGGGACAGAAAACCACAGCATTACAGGAGACAGTGGAATTGACTCCCCAAG ATGGACTGAAAAGAAGATGAAACTTCCTGCCAAATTCTGA